ttttattttttcgtaaatgtaACTCATTGTCAATAAAACTCATGCTTCGATAATGTGTAACGCATGTGGAATCGTAATACAttcggatttttctagtttagTCGGAGTGAATTCCACGTAAATACATTTTcctttttgataaatttcgtttcttaATTAAAGTCAACAAAGTGCATATACCTTTGGGAATTTAGAATTAGGCAATTCCATCTTTCTCCCCCGCTTGACCTTTCGCAGTCGAAACAAGTTGTTACAATAAAACACGATATTTGCATAACAAATGAGCACGTCTCCCGTGAAATCCgataaagaacaaaaaaacgaaGCTCATTCAGAACCGGTTACTAAAAATGACGAAAGAACGATGTTTAAATTTTGTACATTCGAGATACGGGTAATCCGTCTAAAAGGCCCATttgcattatacatacaaaatGGAATACAGTCAGAACTTAACTCCCATCTTCGCTTTTGAATCTATATTGTAGAAATTagtttaaaaatgtttattacaaatttatatACTCGCATGATTTCTAGATTACTTAACTGAATCTACTGTTGAATActtctttcaaaaaatcacTACATTCACACACATAAAAAGAAAGGCAACAAATATGATAACTtgcattttataatattattaattgattttagACTCAATTAAAAACCACAAGAGAAATGTTTTGTCgcagtatacatataaatttattactttcGACAGAAAGGAAGTGATCCGTTAATAACGGAAATCACAAATCAGTTGGAATATAAGATGACTATttgagttggaaaaattttcaacgggtgattattgaattattgttaCTTACAAAAGAATTGCGAATAAAATGGTGTGTACAAAACGTCGTACTACGTAAGATAATACATAACACGCGTATgctatgaatatttttcttatacccCGCAGATACTTGCCAAGGAAGCTGTGAATGACGGACTTCCAGAGAATACATACGTAAAACGCAAGAAAATGATGCACGAATAACAATGTTTTACGCATAAGTTGGCTGCCTCGCCACGAATTCCAACGACCAGTACAGGCATTGTTGCATGGCGATCTTCGCAGGAAGAGTATCGCTTGGAATTTAACGGACCTATGCATATTTCCCCAAAAGGGACAATCAGCCCACCACTGGAACCGGATGCTGTTCCAATAACTCATCAACGATGCATATTTCTTAGATGATTACAAAGTAATTACATGAATTTTCAACCAGTTCCTTGTAATTTTAACatgtgtaataaaattcattaacgTTTCAACGATGTCTTCTCTTCACTTCGTGAAATTCATCTTCTACTTAAGTCtgcaaaatttgtaaattctgtTGGCGGAAATCTATAGAAATACTTCGATAGATCAGAATCTTGTCTCAGAAAAGACCAGTGGTTTTTTGGAAGCAGGAACACTCTTGAAGCTTCCGAGAGGTCTTAGAACCTTTCATCTGTATTTTTGTTGACAGACATATCGTAGATAATTGATGAGAATTTGATTATAAAGAATCCGGAAAATCTACCTTTGGTGATATCAGTCGTCAGTTTTCGATATCCTATACatagtattattattagggGTTACTGGAAAAGTGCTAAAATTCCGTATAAAATAGTGTCGACTTTGTCGGGAATACATATTCTGAAACTCAAAATTCCTAACAATCAATACCAGCACTGccataaatgtataatatataatagtaCTTTTTATGTAGAAAGGCTTAGATTTTCCGCTGTAAATAAActgctttttttaaaaatcacgGAAATCTAACGTCAgttaagaaattatttttatacgtcaGCTGCATCTTCTTTTGGAATGAAGATAtgagcgttgactgaagatacatattattatattcagtTAACGGTGCGAGTTAAGTATTAAACATATGTACAGAAATTATATAAGGTACAATTTCTTGAGATGAGATCAATTCAAATAACCCTTTCTGCAGTAATTGGACGCCAAGGAGACTAAGAACGGAGTTCAAGACCTCGTGAAAGGCTACAACTGGGAAGATACAAATCTTTCTGCACACGCACGTTTATGTGGGGTATTAGGAAGTCAATTCGACCATTATTCGAAATCATAAAAGCTTTCGTAAATAATCCAAACTGGttatataaactttttttaGGAAGCGAAAAATCATTTGTCTCAAAAGTGATTTGTACGAGCCCACCTGGACTAATTAAACCcgcaggaactcagaaaacgcatcaaaaagagcgtaggaccaagagtAGAAAAATGAATCCCACCAATTGCGATTTTGCCCTAGTTTGAATAATCGGGAAACTTCAGAAAACAGGAACTGATGAAATAACAATAGATTCCCAAGAGGTAATGAATATTACGCATACTTTTTCTATGAAGTAACTGATTTATGTGTTTGTATTAACTCAAATACCTAAAAACAGACTAGAATACAGGAATACAAAGTTCACCCGCAACAGTCGTACGTGTACAGAGTTACAAAAACGATTATCCTAGCTGTTTCAGTCAAGACAAGCTTGAATAATGACAGATGAATCAAGCTCGTATAGACGACGCTCCAATGTACCAACATGAATATTGCACAGATCAGAATTTTTAGCAAAAGCAAAAATTAAGTAGTTTTGCATGCATGGCCGTAGGTACTTATCACTTAAAAAAAGGAGGTACAGTGAAACTTCTCGTAACGAACACCTCGGAATAACGGATTCTTCTTTACAACgtaaaatctaaaaatctCCAGCAGTAGAATTAACAGGTAAAGATATTTTCAGTGCCAAAGGTGTCTGCTATTGGGAAGTTTCACTGCAGTATTTTATTTGCGCAGACAAGTCGACAagtttattaatattttgaatCATTTTCGTCCGTATCCCACATCAGTATCGTACCACCACTGGCTGCTAAAATACAGTTTCTCTGTGGATGTATGCAAATCGAAACAACGGGATGTATCTTTTCTGATAGATTGTTGTCTGACAATTTCTGCACCACTTTTTGCGTTACCAAGTCCCAAATCCATAATTTTCCATCTCCAGAACCAGATAAAATGTGTGTATCTTTGCAATCGACACTCGATTCCAAGCACAAATCATCTGCTGCATGCCCTGTGAATTCCCCAAGTAACTCTCCGGTATCTTTATCCATTAAGCGTATCACTCCGTCCCCACAGCTGATTACTATGCACTGACCATCTCTGGTAAAACTTGCGCATGTTGCTGCCTCTAAAAATGTAATCAAAATAaaacgagaatgaaaattttccataatGAGATGCGATATTGTGAAcgttataaatatttagcATATTTTTGACGAAAGAATGATGTATCCTGACACTTTTATACCTCCTACGTAATCAACCAGCAGTTCACCAATACGTATGTCATATCTGCGTATTCTACTGTCATAAGAAGCTGCCAAGATTTCATGATCTGTAACTCTGATGCTCGAAACTGTGTCCTTCGCTTCTCGAAGGGTTTGCACAGGATCCTGACTTCGAGAGCGAATATCCCAACACATAACTGAGTTATCATGAGATCCAGAGATTGCCATGGTTGATTCCTCATTAAACCTGTATGAAAATTATGCCTCAGAAAGTTCATGGACCTTTTGAAACagctgaaaaattattccaatttgAAAGCGCAGTACGACATGGCAGTCGAAGCAATGATCACCTTACAGTAGTTACTGGCCCTGCATGTCCTCTGAGTCTTCGAACAGGGTTGCCAGTGGCAACATCCCAAACAATTACAGATTTATCCATTCCGCACGAAACAACTTGACTACTGTCGCATGATGCACAAGCGTCGAGTACTTCGTTGGCGTGACCGCCATATGTTTTGAGAGCTACGCTTCTGTACGGATTCCAGAGTTTCACTTTTTTGTCTGACCCGCAGGTAAGACAATAGGAGCCATCaactacaaaataaataaattgaataattagatCAAGCTAGAACAAAGGTACTTCGTTTTAGATATATTGGAAGCATACAATTTCaatacaaagaaaaacaataagtTTTCTTACAATGCATTTTGACCAGCATAAACATGCGTTGAGATAAATGTTTGAacgaaagtgagaaaattatTGTTCACATTGTCTCATCACATAAAACGTTAATATTCTAGCATAATGTTGCGAGGTTATGATCTTACCATTAAACCGCACAGCTCGTACAGCTCCCTGTTTGCATTCTATActgttaataaatttcaattccatGTTTGCATTATGAAACGACTCAACAAATTACTTTAAACATCACAAAGTACTTTCAAGCGACGATAATATCATCACAATTTCTATCAGACAAGGCCACGAGAGATGGTGTATTTAgaaattattgcaaataaaccAATATCCTACAGTGGAATTAGCTTTTCTAGATTTAACAAACTGGTTATATGAAATATTTCCCAGGTAGCATTTCATGCGCCGTCAGATCATGCAAGACCCTGATCGGCAGCGCCATGCGGCAGAATAATGCATGATTGCTGTATGGCGACGCAAAACCAGGCAAAACAAGCGAGCAAACAGCAAAGCTGTATGGGACTGTCAAACAGAGCTTGCTGCAGCATTCATGCGACGTCTGCCGCAATTATGTTCTTCGTACTTCGCAAGCTTCGTGCACGTACGCACAGGATGCTTATACcctatatattacatacaataATAGCGGGAACCGGGGAACTTGGGCTTCCCAGTAAAACGTGTAAATATATAGTCGACGATATTTTATCAGCCGTAAGGCATACACGTGCTGGAAgggaaacaaaaagaaatacattACCTCATTTCACAGCATAAGTGTTTCAAATtatctttcaaaattaatgCACATATGGAGACCTGCATGTCGTGTCCAAATGTTGtcatataatacaatattacCTATATCAGCTCACTTTGTAAGCTAAATTTTTGGCCATTGCTATTACTTTTACGTACGAAAGTGATATTTCGGCTAATTTAAAGTCACGTAATTCTCAGAGATTTGTATTTGTTGCCTCTATTATAACGATAtgcaatattattaataatttctgtAGCTTTTCTATATACATGCCTGAATCATGATTAGGCTGAAACTAAACCTCTTTAGTCAACTCACATAGGCAACGGTGTAATCGTTTGAATGACTGTAGAATGGCGAGGCATGCCGATGCTAATCCTTATTTACGTTGCAATATCGTCAATAATGATAGTTCTGAGGAAATATCTTTGAATAATGGAAACGTAGCATCTATTTTATCAAATGACAGTCCTCCTTACGAACCGCAAAGTTCAGTTACGTGGAATAACTTAGCTCACGAGGCGAAAGATAATTCTTCCGAATATGGGTGTTCAAATTCAGATGCTATCTGTGAAGATGATAGTAACAGTCAGTCTATGGGTGAAGAAGGCAGTActcgattaaaaaattgctTTCGAACACAGTTAGCTGATTGTTTTATTGAGAATAACATCGACAATGTTCAGGTGAACTCAATACTTACAGTTCTCAGATCACATTGCTGTTTGGCTTCTCGTCCAGAAGATGTAAGAATATTGATTGGGACTTGCAATCGTCGCGTTGAATTGATTGATGTTGAACGCGGAAAATATTGGCATGTAAGTTTTGTTGctggaattttaaaagaacTTTTCAAACACACATATGCCATACCTAATATCTTAGAAATTGATGTTAGTACTGATGGAGCTGCTGGTGCAAAAGACGGTTCAACTCAGTATTGGCCTATCCAGttctgaataataaatattcctGATAGCTCTATACTTATCGCAGGTGTCTATTATGG
Above is a genomic segment from Neodiprion pinetum isolate iyNeoPine1 chromosome 1, iyNeoPine1.2, whole genome shotgun sequence containing:
- the LOC124212745 gene encoding WD repeat domain-containing protein 83, translated to MELKFINSIECKQGAVRAVRFNVDGSYCLTCGSDKKVKLWNPYRSVALKTYGGHANEVLDACASCDSSQVVSCGMDKSVIVWDVATGNPVRRLRGHAGPVTTVRFNEESTMAISGSHDNSVMCWDIRSRSQDPVQTLREAKDTVSSIRVTDHEILAASYDSRIRRYDIRIGELLVDYVGEAATCASFTRDGQCIVISCGDGVIRLMDKDTGELLGEFTGHAADDLCLESSVDCKDTHILSGSGDGKLWIWDLVTQKVVQKLSDNNLSEKIHPVVSICIHPQRNCILAASGGTILMWDTDENDSKY